AAAATCCTTGCCAAGTGGATTTCTTTTTGCTAAACTTGTTCTTGTGGTTGATACAAGTTCAAAAGGAGGATTTCCATGGATACCAAATTTTCAGTAGCTTTGCATATCTTGACCATGATTAGCGAGAGTAGTGACGTCATGACGTCGCAGGCCTTGGCAACCAGCGTCGGTACCAATGCCAGTTATATCCGCAAGGTCATCGCTCTCTTGAAGAATGCAGGCATCATCCAGTCCCAGCAGGGCAAGGCTGGCTATGAGTTGAGCAAGAGTCCGGCGGACATCAGCCTTCTGGACATCTACTATGCTACCCAGGAAGTCACGCATATCCAGCTCTTTCAACAGCACCAACATGCTAATCAAGCCTGCCCAGTTGGTCGGCACATTGCAGGAGCTGTCCAGCCAATCTTTGCGACCATTGAGCAGGATTTGCAGGATAGATTATCCCAAGAAAGCTTGGCCCAGGTCATTGCTAACTTGTATCAAGAGGCAAAAAAATCCAACTGACTTCCACAAGTCAGTTTCTATTTAGTACAACTTAGACTTGTATTAGATACAAGTCTACGAATAAAAGGAGTAAACCATGAAAGCAGCACAACATACATCTTATAACAAAAACAATATCGTACTTAACATAACTGACATTGCTAAACCTCAAATCAAACCCAATCAAGTCCTTGTCAAAGTGACAGCGGCAGGTGTCAATCCTCTAGATAACATGATTTCTCGTGGAGAGGTTAAAATGATTGTACCTTATAAATTGCCACAAACAGCGGGCAATGAGGTCGTTGGTTTGGTCGAGGAAGTCGGATCCAGCGTGACAAATTTTGCAGTTGGTGACCGTGTCTTTGGTCGTCTTCCTCTCGACAATATCGGTGCCTTTGCCGAGTATGTAGCGGTTGAGGCTACAGCCCTTGCCAAAGTTCCTGCCTATCTGACGGATGTGGAAGCGGCGGCTGTTCCCCTGACTGCCTTGACCATTATGCAGGCACTGGACCTCATGGGTGCAGAGGCTGGCAAGACCATTTTCATCTCAGGCGGGACAGGTGGTGTCGGCGGGATGGCCATTCCCATTGCCAAAGCCAAGGGCTTGACCGTCATTACCAACGGTGATGGTGCAAATGCAGAGCGGGTATTGGCGTTGGGTGCTGACCAGTTTATCGACTACAAGACAGAAGATTACACTAAAACAGTTAAAAATGTTGACTATGTCTTGGACACACTTGGCGGTGCAGAAACTGAGAAACAGATGTCAATCATGAAAAAAGGTGGTCAGCTGGTTTCCCTCCGTGCCATGCCAAACGGTGAATTTGCCAAACGCATGAACCTACCAAAATGGAAGCAAGTCCTGCTTGGCTTGGTTGGTCGCAAGTTTGATAAAATGGCTGAAAGCTATGGCGTACACTACCATTTCATCTTCGTAGAAAGCAATGGGCAACAGCTACAAGAAGTGGCAGATATTTTCAGCAAGTCAGAAATTAAACCGTCTATCGACGCTGTTTACCCATTTGAAGAAGTCAACGCAGCCTTGGACAAGGTCGCCAACGGTCGCTCACGTGGAAAAACTGTCCTTAGTTTTAAATAGTAGGAGTACTTATGTCTTATATCACAACTAAAAATCAATACATTACTGTCGCTGGCAATCAGATTGCCTATCGTGAACTAGGTAAGGGCAAGTCTAAACTGCCCTTGGTCATGTTGGTCCATTTGGCCGCAACCTTGGACAACTGGGATCCAAAATTGCTAGACTTACTAGCTGAAAAAGAGCATGTCATTGTTCTTGACCTGCCTGGCGTCGGAGCCAGTCAAGGCAAGGTAGCTTCTACGATTCCGGGAATGGCAGAGCAGGCTCATGCTATTATCAAGGCCTTGGGGCATACGAAAATTAACCTGCTCGGTCTTTCTATGGGTGGTTTTATCGCCCAAGAAATCGTTCGCCTTGATAGCCAAATGGTTAACCGTTTGATTCTAGCAGGAACAGGACCTCGTGGCGGTGTTGAAGTCGATAAGGTGACAGGAAAAACCTTCCGCTATATGCTGAAGGCAGGTCTCGAGCGTGTGGATCCCAAACGCTACATCTTCTACAATCATGATGAAGCAGGCCGACTGGAAGCTGAAAAAGTTCTGGGTCGTATGGGAGAAAGAAAAGCTGAGTATGCAGACAATGACATGAATGTCCCAGGATTTTTAACCCAGCTGAAGGCTATCAAACGTTGGGGGAGAGATCCTCAAGATGATATGACCTTTATCACGCAACCAACGCTGATCGTCAACGGTGACAAGGATATGCAAGTTCCGACTGAGAACTCTTATATCATGCATGAGAAAATCAAAAACAGCCAACTCATCATCTATCCAAATGCGGGTCACGGATCTATCTTCCAAAATGCAGAGGCCTTTTCAACAGCCTTGATAGACTTTTTGGAGGAATAGTACCAACTACTCTTGACGATACAAGGCCTGCAAAGTCCCCAAAATCACCCCAGCTTGCTCTTGAAAGAGTTGATTGAGTTGGGTGGGATTTTCTGGCATACCACGTGAGATCCACTCATTGATCCAGCCGAAAATGGCATAGGCGAAAAAGGATTTACCGTATGCGACATCATTAGGCAGGTCAGCTGTTAATTCAATCTTTTCCTTTATAGTATCCACGATGACCTGAGTTAGCTGGTAGCGGTAGAGGATGCTGTAAAATTCCTTGTACTCTTGAAAATGCTGGAAGAGGCTTTGAAAGACCCTATCAGGTGTTGACTGCGGGTTGGCTTCAAACTCTCGTCCCCACTCCTGCATGAGTCGGCGGGATTGCTGGGAGAGAACATCTTCTAGCGAAGAATAGTAACGATAAAAGGATGCTCGTCCGATTTGGGCTTTCAAGCAAACCTCCTTGACCGTCAGGTTGTGGAGGTCTTTTTCTTGTAAAAGTTGAATCAGGGTCTGGCTCAGCTGGTTTTCTACATAGTATTCTTTCATGAGACATTTTTCGCTTTCTGTCTTATTTTGCATGAGACACTTGTCTCACTCTTCTATTCATTGTATAATACTCCTAGTTTTTTCACAAGTCTGATGTAAAAAGAAAGGAATTGTGTATGAAAAAGATAAAAAAATACCTCTTGTGGTTACTTGGAATTGTAGCAGGTTTGGGCCTGGTTGCTTATGTGACAGTTACCAACCACCCACAGCTAGTAGTTGGAATGATTCAATCTCTCATTTATCAGGAGAGTTCACCCAACTCCTACAGTCCTCTTTATGAAGCTATTGACGGTCCGAAAGAAAATGGTCACTATCTGAAAAGTGAGATTGCCTATAGCAAGGAATATCCCAATAGCTTTTTAGATATTATCTATCCAGACTCAAATCTAGACGCTGATCGTCCAACGCTTTTTTATTTTCATGGTGGTGGCTTCTTTGCAGGTAGTAAAAATATGGGTGACCCGCTGGCAGCCAGTGAAGCGACTTATTTGATTGATGATATAGTGGCAAAAGGGTATAATGTAGTAAATGTGGACTACGCTTTGGTGCCAGATTACCACTTTCCAACGCCCCTCATTCAGATGAATCAGGCGATTGCCTATATAAAGGAACACGCTGCAGAATACCATTTGAACATGGACAATGTCGTTCTAATGGGCTCATCAGCAGGTGCAATTATGGTTGCCCAATATGGCAGTGTCTTAGCCAATTCAGACTATGCTCAGCTATTGGACTTCAAGCCAAGCATCGCAAAAGAACAGGTCAAGGCTTTGGTCATTGATGATGCCCCTTTGGATTATCCCAAGCTTTCTCTGGGTGCCAAGATGCTGGTGGGCAACTATGTGGCGGGGACCATTTATCTCAGTCAGGAAGAAATCAATGCTTACAACCCGATTTTCCATGTGACCAAGGATTATCCAGTAAGTTTCCTTTTGGGTAGTGAATATCGTACCGACCTAATCACGCTTCAACAGGCTTTGAAACGGGTGGATGTGGTTCATGAGTTGGTCGATCCCTTAGCAGAGAAGGGACTGGAAAAACCGCATGGCTTTGTGTCGAATTTGCGGACGGACCCTGTCTCTGCAGAAGCCTTTGACCGTATGATGATCTTTTTAGAAGAACGAACGAAAGAATGAAAAAAAGAAACTTACACGACCTGCCACCCAAGTGGCGTAATGTTATTATTGGCTTACGAATAGCAGCGGTAATCTTACCCTTGTTATTCTTACTCTATTTTTGGCTGACCCTGGGGTCCTTGATACAGGTAATGGTGGGATAAGATGAAGTTTAAAGAATTACCTAAAAAAAGGAAAATCCAATTGATCCTCTTGTCCCTCTGGACTACGTTCTGTCTGCTCTTGCTGGTCGGTTTTACCGTCTTTTTGCAGTCCTATCGTGCAAGCAATCAAGCCCACCGAGCAGTCTTGGTGAAGGAAGACAGTCAGCTGATAGGGGAACGGTTGGTGATTGACCGACCTGGAAAAGAGCCTGTCCGTGTCAACCTTTACCGTCCAAGTGAGGCTGGCCAAACTCCGCTTCCCTTGGTGGTCAATGTCCACGGTGGTGGTTTTGTCAGTGGAGATGCAGATGTACTAGACACGCAAAGTCAGCGGCTGGCGGATCAATGGCAGGCTGTCATTGTAACGGTTAATTATACCAAGGCGGATGTTCAACCCATTTCCTACGGAGCAGAGGAAATCAAAGATACGATCTT
This region of Streptococcus suis genomic DNA includes:
- a CDS encoding Rrf2 family transcriptional regulator, with protein sequence MDTKFSVALHILTMISESSDVMTSQALATSVGTNASYIRKVIALLKNAGIIQSQQGKAGYELSKSPADISLLDIYYATQEVTHIQLFQQHQHANQACPVGRHIAGAVQPIFATIEQDLQDRLSQESLAQVIANLYQEAKKSN
- a CDS encoding NADP-dependent oxidoreductase; protein product: MKAAQHTSYNKNNIVLNITDIAKPQIKPNQVLVKVTAAGVNPLDNMISRGEVKMIVPYKLPQTAGNEVVGLVEEVGSSVTNFAVGDRVFGRLPLDNIGAFAEYVAVEATALAKVPAYLTDVEAAAVPLTALTIMQALDLMGAEAGKTIFISGGTGGVGGMAIPIAKAKGLTVITNGDGANAERVLALGADQFIDYKTEDYTKTVKNVDYVLDTLGGAETEKQMSIMKKGGQLVSLRAMPNGEFAKRMNLPKWKQVLLGLVGRKFDKMAESYGVHYHFIFVESNGQQLQEVADIFSKSEIKPSIDAVYPFEEVNAALDKVANGRSRGKTVLSFK
- a CDS encoding alpha/beta fold hydrolase; amino-acid sequence: MSYITTKNQYITVAGNQIAYRELGKGKSKLPLVMLVHLAATLDNWDPKLLDLLAEKEHVIVLDLPGVGASQGKVASTIPGMAEQAHAIIKALGHTKINLLGLSMGGFIAQEIVRLDSQMVNRLILAGTGPRGGVEVDKVTGKTFRYMLKAGLERVDPKRYIFYNHDEAGRLEAEKVLGRMGERKAEYADNDMNVPGFLTQLKAIKRWGRDPQDDMTFITQPTLIVNGDKDMQVPTENSYIMHEKIKNSQLIIYPNAGHGSIFQNAEAFSTALIDFLEE
- a CDS encoding TetR/AcrR family transcriptional regulator; amino-acid sequence: MQNKTESEKCLMKEYYVENQLSQTLIQLLQEKDLHNLTVKEVCLKAQIGRASFYRYYSSLEDVLSQQSRRLMQEWGREFEANPQSTPDRVFQSLFQHFQEYKEFYSILYRYQLTQVIVDTIKEKIELTADLPNDVAYGKSFFAYAIFGWINEWISRGMPENPTQLNQLFQEQAGVILGTLQALYRQE
- a CDS encoding alpha/beta hydrolase — encoded protein: MKKIKKYLLWLLGIVAGLGLVAYVTVTNHPQLVVGMIQSLIYQESSPNSYSPLYEAIDGPKENGHYLKSEIAYSKEYPNSFLDIIYPDSNLDADRPTLFYFHGGGFFAGSKNMGDPLAASEATYLIDDIVAKGYNVVNVDYALVPDYHFPTPLIQMNQAIAYIKEHAAEYHLNMDNVVLMGSSAGAIMVAQYGSVLANSDYAQLLDFKPSIAKEQVKALVIDDAPLDYPKLSLGAKMLVGNYVAGTIYLSQEEINAYNPIFHVTKDYPVSFLLGSEYRTDLITLQQALKRVDVVHELVDPLAEKGLEKPHGFVSNLRTDPVSAEAFDRMMIFLEERTKE